One window of the Osmerus mordax isolate fOsmMor3 chromosome 2, fOsmMor3.pri, whole genome shotgun sequence genome contains the following:
- the scn1laa gene encoding sodium channel, voltage-gated, type I-like, alpha has protein sequence MEQLLVPPGPDSFHPFSRESLQAIERRVAAEKAKKPRGEASNDDEERPRPNSDLEAGKPLPFIYGDIPPGLVATPLEDLDSFYTNQKTFIVLNRGKTIFRFNASPALCVLSPFNLIRRISIKILVHSLFSMIIMLTILTNCGFMALSQPPDWAKNVEYTFTGIYTFESLVKILARGFYIGKFTFLRDPWNWLDFCVIVMAYVTEFVKLGNVSALRTFRVLRALKTISVIPGLKTIVGALIQSVKKLADVMILTVFCLSVFALIGLQLFMGHLRHKCVRNSSLTHLNWSEHINDPLNYYIIPGKKDPLLCGNGTEAGQCPEGYFCVKAGRNPDYGYTSFDTFLWAFLALFRLMTQDYWENLYQQTLRASGKPYMMFFVLVIFLGSFYLVNLILAVVAMAYDEQNQATIEEALQKEEEFQAILEQLRRQQEDAQAVVAAAAERESSERGELTETSSSASRLSSKSAKERRNRHKKKKTEMERADSKFHRSESEDSIKRNRFRFSVDANLLSYDMRCSTTQQGATSDTEYMRDEGGAYQAPMDFLGDPVARQRALSVASIITNTMEELEESRQTCPPCWYKFSSTFLIWDCCPAWLRFKKLVNLIVMDPFTDLAITICIVLNTVFMAIEHYPSSIAFNNMLSTGNLVFTGIFSAEMCFKIIAMDPYQYFQEKWNIFDGIVVTISLLEFGLASVPGMSVLRSFRLLRVFKLAKSWPTLNMLIKIIGNSVGALGNLTIVLAIIVFIFAVVGMQLFGKNYKDCKCKINKDCELPRWHMNDFFHSFLIVFRVLCGEWIETMWDCMEVSGQGMCLIVFMLVMVIGNLVVLNLFLALLLSSFSADNLAATDEDSEMNNLQIAIGRIQRAADFTKALICRSVHRVCLRKRRRKKRSQGDDKPLDDLHKALEHNCITNHTTVEILKELAFPRDGNGTATGVDNNGGKYIVNSNSDYMPFLQNASLTITVPIAVGESDFENLNAEDFSSDFSDTEGSKEMPVDSQPSSSEGSTVDIPRLGEGGDSVDMEPEESLDPEGCFPDGCVRRFHCCQVNVEEGRWKLWWTLRKTCFRIVEHNWFETFIIFMILLSSSALAFEDIYIEKMKTIKILLEFADKIFTYTFILEMLLKWVAYGFAKYFTNYWCWLDFLIVDVSLVSLAANTLGYAELGAIKSLRTLRALRPLRALSRFEGMRVVVNALLGAIPSIFNVLLVCLIFWLIFSIIGVNLFAGKYHYCVNVTSNYRFKLEEIANKTACLNAAAGGASWKNVKINFDNVGAGYLALLQVATYKGWMDIMYAAVDSRNVDEQPVYEINLYMYMYFVVFIIFGSFFTLNLFIGVIIDNFNQQKKKFGGQDIFMTEEQKKYYNAMKKLGSKKPQKPIPRPNNKFQGCIFDFTTKQGFDIFIMILICLNMVTMMVETDDQTEDMENILYWINMVFIILFSGECLLKMISLRHYYFTIGWNVFDFIVVIMSVIGMFLSNVFEKLFVSPTLFRVIRLARIGRILRLIKGAKGIRTLLFALMMSLPALFNIGLLLFLVMFIYAIFGMSNFAYVKKQAGIDDMFNFETLGNSLICLFQITTSGGWDSLLAPMLNTDDCDKKSEHPGTPYKGDCGNPAVGIIFFVSYVIICFLIVVNMYIAVILENFSVATEESAEPLSEDDFEMFYEVWEKFDPRATQFVEYDKLSDFADALDPPLRIAKPNKIQLISMDLPMVSGERIHCLDILFAFTKRVLGEGGEMDMLRGQMEERFMASNPSKVSYEPITTTLRRKQEDMSAIVIQRAARHYIHRCTVQRASNVSRSQETLADTEDLVIERLNETSTSDKTATPPSTASPPSYDSVTKQDTDKYEKDKTEQEVAGKDGKEDEK, from the exons ATGGAACAGCTGCTTGTACCGCCAGGACCAGACAGCTTCCATCCGTTCTCCCGCGAGTCCCTCCAGGCCATCGAGAGGCGGGTCGCAGCGGAGAAAGCCAAGAAGCCCCGAGGGGAGGCGAGCAACGATGATGAGGAGCGACCCAGGCCCAACAGCGATCTGGAGGCGGGGAAACCGCTGCCCTTCATCTACGGGGACATCCCCCCCGGCCTGGTGGCCACACCCCTGGAAGACTTGGACTCCTTCTACACCAATCAGAAA ACCTTCATAGTCCTGAACAGAGGAAAAACCATCTTCCGTTTCAACGCCAGTCCTGCCTTGTGTGTCCTGAGCCCCTTCAACCTTATTAGAAGAATATCAATTAAGATTTTGGTACATTC ATTGTTCAGCATGATTATCATGCTCACTATCCTGACCAACTGTGGGTTTATGGCCCTGAGCCAGCCCCCAGACTGGGCCAAGAATGTGGA GTACACATTCACTGGGATTTATACATTTGAATCGTTAGTTAAAATTCTGGCTCGAGGGTTTTATATAGGGAAGTTCACATTTCTAAGAGATCCATGGAACTGGTTGGACTTCTGTGTGATTGTCATGGC GTATGTAACTGAGTTTGTAAAGCTAGGCAATGTTTCAGCTCTTCGCACTTTCAGAGTACTGAGAGCTTTGAAAACTATTTCAGTTATCCCAG GTCTGAAGACCATCGTGGGAGCTCTGATCCAGTCTGTGAAGAAGCTCGCCGACGTGATGATCCTCACAGTCTTCTGCCTCAGTGTGTTTGCTCTCATTGGCCTCCAGCTGTTCATGGGCCATCTGAGACACAAGTGTGTACGGAACAGCAGCCTCACCCACCTCAACTGGAGCGAGCACATCAACGATCCAT TAAATTATTACATCATCCCAGGTAAAAAGGACCCCTTGCTCTGTGGAAATGGCACAGAAGCTGG GCAGTGTCCAGAGGGGTACTTCTGCGTCAAAGCGGGCCGGAACCCAGACTACGGATACACCAGCTTTGACACGTTCCTCTGGGCCTTCCTGGCTCTGTTCAGACTGATGACTCAGGACTACTGGGAGAACCTCTACCAGCAG actctCCGGGCCTCAGGGAAGCCCTACATGATGTTCTTCGTGctggtcatcttcctgggctCGTTCTACCTGGTGAACCTGATCCTGGCCGTGGTGGCCATGGCGTACGACGAGCAGAACCAGGCCACCATCGAGGAGGCcctgcagaaggaggaggagttcCAGGCCATCCTGGAACAGCTGAGGAGACAGCAGGAGGACGCCCAG GCGGTGGTGGCAGCAGCAGCGGAGAGGGAGtccagtgagagaggagagctcaCCGAGACGTCGTCCTCCGCGTCCCGGCTCAGCTCCAAGAGCGCCAAGGAGCGCCGGAACCggcacaagaagaagaagacggagatggagagagccgaCAGCAAGTTCCACCGATCCGAGTCTGAGGACAGCATCAAGAGGAACCGCTTCCGCTTCTCTGTGGACGCCAACCTGCTCTCCTACGACATGAGGTGTTCCACTACGCAGCAG GGCGCCACCTCAGACACAGAGTACATGAGGGATGAGGGCGGAGCCTATCAGGCCCCCATGGACTTCCTGGGAGACCCTGTGGCCAGACAGAGAGCCCTGAGTGTGGCGAGTATTATAACCAACACCATGGAAG AGCTTGAAGAGTCCAGACAGACATGCCCACCTTGCTGGTACAAGTTTTCCAGCACCTTCCTGATCTGGGACTGCTGCCCAGCATGGCTGAGGTTCAAGAAGCTGGTCAACCTGATCGTGATGGACCCGTTTACAGACCTGGCCATCACCATCTGCATTGTCCTCAACACGGTGTTCATGGCTATCGAGCATTACCCTTCCTCCATAGCATTTAATAACATGCTCTCTACGGGGAACCTG GTGTTCACAGGCATCTTCTCGGCTGAGATGTGCTTCAAAATCATCGCAATGGACCCGTATCAATATTTCCAAGAGAAATGGAACATATTTGATGGCATTGTAGTCACTATAAGCTTGCTGGAGTTCGGTTTGGCTAGTGTGCCTGGGATGTCTGTCCTCAGGTCATTTAGGCTG CTCAGAGTGTTCAAGCTGGCCAAGTCGTGGCCCACCCTCAACATGCTGATCAAGATCATCGGGAACTCGGTGGGCGCCCTGGGTAACCTGACGATCGTCCTGGCCATCATCGTGTTCATCTTCGCCGTGGTGGGCATGCAGCTGTTTGGGAAGAACTACAAAGACTGCAAGTGTAAGATCAACAAAGACTGCGAGCTCCCTCGCTGGCACATGAACGACTTCTTCCACTCGTTCCTGATCGTGTTCCGGGTGCTGTGCGGGGAGTGGATCGAGACCATGTGGGACTGCATGGAGGTGTCTGGCCAGGGCATGTGTCTGATCGTCTTCATGCTGGTCATGGTCATCGGGAACCTGGTG GTGCTGAACTTGTTCCTGGCGCTGCTACTGAGCTCCTTCAGCGCTGACAACCTGGCGGCCACGGACGAGGACAGCGAGATGAACAACCTCCAGATCGCCATCGGACGGATCCAGCGCGCCGCCGACTTCACCAAGGCCCTGATCTGCCGCTCGGTGCACCGCGTCtgcctgaggaagaggaggaggaagaagaggagccaGGGAGACGACAAGCCTCTGGACGACCTCCACAAAGCCCTGGAGCACAACTGCATAACCAACCACACCACGGTGGAGATCCTGAAGGAGCTGGCCTTCCCCAGGGACGGCAATGGGACTGCCACCGGCGTGGACAACAACGGAGGGAAGTACATAGTCAACAGTAACAGCGACTACATGCCCTTCCTTCAGAACGCCAGCCTGACGATCACTGTGCCAATCGCTGTGGGGGAGTCGGACTTTGAGAACCTCAACGCGGAAGACTTCAGCAGCGACTTCTCTGACACAGAGGGGAGCAAAGAG ATGCCGGTTGACTCCCAGCCCAGCTCGTCTGAGGGCAGCACCGTGGACATCCCGcgcctgggtgaggggggggactcAGTGGACATGGAGCCAGAGGAGTCCCTGGATCCTGAGGGCTGCTTCCCTGACG GTTGCGTCCGCAGGTTCCACTGTTGCCAGGTGaacgtggaggagggcaggtggaAGCTGTGGTGGACCCTGAGGAAGACTTGCTTCAGGATCGTGGAGCACAACTGGTTTGAGACGTTCATCATCTTCATGATCCTGCTCAGCAGCTCGGCCCTG GCCTTTGAAGACATCTATATAGAGAAAATGAAGACCATTAAGATTTTGTTGGAGTTTGCAGACAAGATCTTCACATACACTTTTATTCTAGAAATGTTACTGAAATGGGTGGCTTATGGATTTGCAAAGTACTTCACTAATTACTGGTGCTGGTTGGACTTCCTCATTGTTGAT GTCTCCCTGGTCAGCCTCGCGGCCAACACCCTGGGCTATGCTGAGCTGGGGGCCATCAAGTCTCTGAGGACGTTACGGGCTCTGCGGCCACTGAGAGCGCTGTCCCGCTTCGAGGgcatgagg gtggtggTGAACGCTCTGCTGGGAGCCATCCCCTCCATCTTCAACGTGCTGCTGGTCTGTCTGATCTTCTGGCTCATATTCAGCATCATCGGGGTCAACCTGTTCGCAGGGAAGTACCACTACTGTGTCAACGTCACCAGCAACTACCGCTTCAAGCTGGAAGAGATCGCCAACAAGACCGCCTGTCTCAACGCCGCGGCCGGCGGCGCCAGCTGGAAGAACGTCAAGATCAACTTTGATAACGTGGGCGCAGGATATCTAGCCCTGCTGCAAGTG GCTACATACAAAGGGTGGATGGACATCATGTATGCAGCAGTGGACTCCCGTAAT GTGGATGAACAACCAGTTTATGAGATCAACctgtacatgtacatgtacTTTGTGGTGTTCATCATTTTTGGATCCTTCTTCACGCTCAACCTCTTCATTGGGGTCATAATAGATAACTTCAACCAGCAAAAGAAGAAG TTTGGAGGTCAGGACATCTTCATGACGGAGGAACAGAAGAAGTACTACAACGCCATGAAGAAGCTGGGCTCCAAGAAGCCCCAGAAGCCCATCCCCAGGCCAAAC AACAAGTTTCAAGGATGCATCTTCGATTTCACAACAAAGCAAGGCTTTGACATTTTCATCATGATTCTCATCTGCCTTAACATGGTCACCATGATGGTGGAGACGGACGACCAGACTGAAGACATGGAAAATATTCTGTACTGGATTAACATGGTCTTCATCATCCTGTTCTCGGGAGAGTGTTTGTTAAAGATGATCTCTCTCCGCCATTACTACTTCACCATTGGTTGGAATGTATTTGACTTCATCGTAGTAATCATGTCTGTAATTG GCATGTTTCTCTCGAATGTGTTTGAAAAGTTGTTTGTTTCGCCAACTTTATTCCGAGTCATCCGATTGGCCCGGATCGGCCGCATCCTCCGCCTCATCAAGGGTGCCAAGGGAATACGCACGCTCCTGTTTGCCttgatgatgtcacttcctgcctTGTTCAACATTGGTCTCCTGCTGTTTTTAGTCATGTTCATCTACGCCATCTTTGGCATGTCGAACTTTGCGTACGTCAAGAAGCAGGCCGGGATCGACGACATGTTCAACTTTGAGACGCTTGGCAATAGCTTGATCTGTTTGTTCCAAATCACCACGTCGGGGGGCTGGGACAGCCTGCTGGCACCCATGCTCAACACTGACGACTGTGACAAGAAAAGCGAGCACCCTGGGACCCCCTACAAGGGCGACTGTGGAAACCCCGCGGTTGGGATCATCTTCTTCGTCAGCTACGTCATCATCTGTTTCCTCATCGTGGTCAACATGTACATCGCCGTCATCCTGGAGAACTTCAGCGTGGCGACCGAGGAGAGCGCCGAGCCCCTCAGCGAGGACGACTTTGAGATGTTCTACGAGGTGTGGGAGAAGTTTGACCCGCGCGCCACCCAGTTTGTGGAGTACGACAAGCTGTCGGACTTCGCGGACGCCCTGGACCCTCCGCTGCGCATAGCGAAGCCCAACAAGATCCAGCTGATCTCCATGGACCTGCCCATGGTGAGCGGCGAGAGGATCCACTGCCTGGACATCCTGTTCGCCTTCACCAAGCGCGTCCTGGGCGAGGGCGGAGAGATGGACATGCTCCGCGGGCAGATGGAGGAGCGCTTCATGGCATCCAACCCCTCCAAGGTGTCCTACGAGCCCATCACCACCACGCTGCGACGCAAGCAGGAGGACATGTCGGCCATCGTCATCCAGAGGGCTGCCAGACACTACATCCACCGATGCACTGTTCAAAGAGCCTCCAACGTGTCCAGGAGTCAGGAGACCCTGGCAGACACGGAGGACCTCGTCATCGAGAGGCTAAACGAGACGTCGACTTCGGACAAGACGGCCACGCCGCCCTCCACGGCATCTCCCCCTTCCTACGACAGCGTGACCAAACAAGACACTGACAAATATGAGAAAGACAAAACCGAGCAGGAGGTCGCAGGCAAAGATGGGAAGGAAGACGAAAAGTAG